In Betta splendens chromosome 3, fBetSpl5.4, whole genome shotgun sequence, the genomic window GAGTCTGCTACGTCTCAGTTTGCTGATGGCTAAGACGGCAACTCACCGCCCCAGATCCCGATCTTCAGCTGGGACTTGTCCAGGTTCTCCACATAGTCTCCGATGAACCTGTTGAGCAGGTCGCTGACCAAAGACTCGAAGACCATGGTTACAGGCTCCGGGTCAGACCCGAGTCTGCGTCGCTCGATTTCTGAATCAGGCGGTGATCGAGTGTCTCTGGTCTCGACTGTCGCTTGAGAAGCTCGATTGGTGATGTCTGCGTGTTTGAGTGAGGGAGATCAGCTGATAGAGGGTGCGTCAGCTGATCCACGGACACGCTTCGACTGTTTATTAAGAGCTGCTGAAATGAAACTTAAAACATCTGCAGGACGGAgaaacaaaagtgtgtgtgtgtgtgtgtgtgtgtgtgtgtgtgtgtgcgtgcgtgcgcgcgcgcgtgcgtgagTCATGATGTTAGTCGGGATCATTAAACAGTGTATTTAAACAGTGTATTCTTAATATAAAGCACAACCTTCAAACAGATAACATGACCTTTACCTTACTGTAAACCTATACATGCTTATTTTTGGAAGGAAGCATCTGGTAGAAGTGAGGATCTGCTCCAGGTGGAGACATAACAATAATgctcatttattatttgtttctgCACTCACCTGATGTAAATCTGCTGTTTCCAGAGCACCAATAAAGGCATTGGATGGAAACACTGTATCTGATGGACTTGGATTTGTGTTCTCAGACAGTCACAGACATacacaacatttacacactGGCTACTTCAGGTACAGTCGTATAGTCTAATCCATCCATTACAGTCCATTACATCTGGCCCCGTATTTCAAATGAATGACtccaacacacaacgtcacaaGCTCCATAATGAACATATAGTATAAATCATAGAGAAATTATTGTACAGGAAGTGCACAGTGATGCTGAGGAACAGGACGTATGTTTCTGGACAGCTTGATCGTGCTTATTAAACATGATTTCCTGTTGACGATCAGTCAGATTAATGCTGCGGTTTCCTGCAGCTGTCGCTCACATCTGATTTGTATTGAGTGCAGTGGTGACGGCAGCAGCGTTTCACTGTTCGGAGAACCTGTAGGATGAAAAGGACGAGCAGTTTAATGATGCTGCACATGGACGCTAATAGAAACAAGCACGAGTGAAGCTGGTGAGCTGATGTTCTTCAATCAGTGTGCGAGAGACGCACATTACTGAGACTGAgctctgaaaaagaaaaaaaatcactttgatTTGTCAGCTTATTAAGAGCAAACAGTGACgattttataaataaacaaactggacagaagaataaaaaaacatcacacagagatGACTTACATCAGCTGTTACAATTATTTAGCAAAAGTTGACACAAATGTGTCATTCTTCAGGAAAAAACGTTGGTTTTCACCTGGACAACTGGGTTACTGACTGACTGTGACTTATCACAGACTGGTTGTGGCAAAATTgtaatatttttagtttttatttgtttctttgttgccatcacttactgtacacactgaAATCAATGATCCAACCTGAGGCTCAGGGTCAGGATCTGGTTCTTTCTGCTTTATTACCATTAAACAAGGCCCTGGTTTACTTTAAGAGGTCTAAACCTTCTAGTGTGTCCTTCTGATAGGTCCTGTGTTGACCATTGTGTTGCTATGAATTCATCAGTAAAGATTAGAGTCTGAGTGGGGTGGTCGTGCTTTGCGGTTAAATAAATATCTCAAAGCACTAGATGCATCTGATGGTCCCATTGGATCACACatgatgacccccccccccccccccccccccccccctcgcatgGCCACTTCCTCTGATGGTCTTTAAATGGCTGACGTCCACTCAAAGCAGAGTCAGTCACAGCAACAGGTGAGTCTGTCGCTTTCTTCTTCATTGTTCACTGCAACATGAGCTGAAATGTTTTCTCCTcttgttgttcttttctttgttaACGGTGGTCTTGATAATCGGACATTTATTGTCTTATATAGCTGTTATGAAGCACTTTCTCAGTCGTCTGCATTTGAAAACAATTCTGCTTCTATATTTCAGCTGTAACAACTCGTCGTTTGCTGGTTCCAGCAGAGGACAGCTTGTTGAGGTTTCGACTCTGCTTCTTCTCATCTCTTGTTGCCATGATtggcctggttctgctctgctgttgctccttCAGTCTGCTGCATTTGTCTTCTCCTCTGGTTCATGGAAACATCCAACTGGACAATGGTCCAGTCGGCGGCCATCGCACCGACTCCCCCTACCTGCCGGACATAGGTCAGTAGAAGCAGCCCCGACTTTGAGGGGGAAGAGCTCACTTCTGATTGACGAGTAGCAGGTTCTTCAGTCTAGTTAAGCTTTTGATATGACTAACATCTTCTAGGACAAAAGCACATTGAGGCTTGTGGGTTCCTGGACTAATGCTTGTAGAAAGACAAAGTCAATGCTTTATTGTCAACACTACTACATGTGTCAGACATAAAGTAACTGAAATGACATTTCTCTCTAAGCCAAaacattatatataaaatacacatACTACTTACATATGTAAAATGTAAAGGCACATCTGAATGTGAAACATAGGAATGTCGAATTATgtacataaatatacagtaaggcAAATTTAGGCTGTGTCTCGTTTGTGCgctgatgtacagtagatacaTTATAGAGGctggtgtgtatgtgagtgtgtgtgtgtatgtgagaggtAGTGTTGACAACCGGGGAGCGACTGCTTCCAAAGTCCACCAACAGCTAATTGCTAATATACagcttttttgtcattttaaatatgaaaagacaacaattaaatgtatttttaacgtattttattgtacagtaaaCACGTGAAGCAATCAATCACGCAGGATAAATCACAAAAGTAATGCGTAGTTAACTTAGTTAAGAAAAAAATAGGTAAAGTAACCCAAAACCCTTTAGCTAGCTAACTTATTTTCACATGAGTGGCCTTATGAGTAAATACAGTAAGCAAACAGGTTTTCCTATAAGATTAACATATGTCATATAGTCAGTAGTAAATACAAACAGTTCCATTCGGTGTGTTGTTGCcttgacatttttaaattagGCACCAGcagccaggaggagcaggctcTTCTTGCGTTCCCATTGGGCCTTCCTCACTTACAGTACACTTACAGTTCCACCTACTGGTCTGTTTCAGTAATGATCACTCTAAAATGTAACCTGGGTCTTAACACCTAACTTTACACCTGAGCTCCAACTTCAGCATCAcccacgtctgtgtgtgtcctgcagagcGAAGCCACGCGCCCGATCCCATGCAGGAAGCCGGGCTCGACTCGGTGGAGGACCACTTCCTCCTGGACGCAGGCTCCTATGACGAGGTCGCTGGGGGTCATCTGAAGGGTGGTTCCTACAGGCCTGCTGAAGTTGCCGCGTTGACGCGTCTTGTGTTTGCTCCCCAGGACTCCTCGGCAGCCTTACAGCTGCAGGGCCGGGCCATGCGCTCGCCCCGCCGCTGCATCCCCCACCAGCAGTCGTGTCTGGGGTACCCGTTGCCCTGCTGCGACCCCTGCGACACCTGCTACTGCCGCTTCTTCAACGCCATCTGCTACTGCCGCCGGGTCGGCCACACCTGCCCCGCCCGGCGCACCTGAGCTCAGCTGACACGGAGCCACTCCACCCGAGTCGTTTCCCGGgttttgtttaataaattatatttcaaGAGGTCCAGTCTTcatcttttgtgtgatttattttaacCTTTTACTGATGGACAATAGGATGAAAGGTGAATAAATTACACACGTtaacctgcaggtgtgtgctggaaattgtttgttttgttgctgttttgtccTTATTATCTTCTTGTTTTTCGTGGACATGAGAACATGGGACTGAAAGTGTCCCGTGCTCAGCGCATTCACCACTTGAATTATCTGATACAGTACAAAAGCTGCTTTGTTCTGTGTCTTCTGCTAAAATTCGTACAGTGAAACCAGATGGAGGCACAACATTAACAACACgcagctgaatgtgctgaactAACTTCAGTTTAGCTTATTATTATAGACAGCAGTGATGAGGATTAGCAGAAGCAGGCGTGGACCCTGTGTgcacactgtaaatactgtgaTCTTGTTGTAATAACACTGATGACACCTTCATACTGTATTAAACAAGCGTTTAAACTTGACAAGGACACGTGGTTTGGAGTTTCTCTTTTATTAATGATAAGGTCGACACAGTGTGGTGTGATGTGCTCAGTTGGCAGCGATGGTCTTATCCATCCAGGCACGGAGCTCAGTGACACGGGCGTACACACCGGGCATCGTGGGCATGCAGGTTCCACTGCCCCAGGACACGATGCCAACCAGAGTCCAGGCTCCAGACTTCTGACAGACCAGAGGTCCACCAGAATCACCCTAAAGACGCAATGGTAATGAAACATAAAGCATGAGCAGTGATGAGGATTGTTACTCTTTGTGTCGGGGCACCCACCATGCAGGAAGAGGCTCCAGCGGCACCGGCACAGATCATCAGGTTGGTGATCTTGCTGCCCCAGTAAGTGCGGCACTGCTCGTTGGTCAGCAGGGGGAGGGCGGcctgctgcagcagggcgggggtgtcaggagctgcagacgcaaaGATCAGTCACTCTGGTGAGAGTCGTTGTGGACCTCTGTCAGAACCCAAGACGACTcccatctcatctcatctcatctcatctcatctcatctcatctcatctcatctcatctcatctcatctcatctcatctcatctcatctcatctcatctcatttaTGTATCTAAATACTTGAGCATTAAACTCACTTTCATTAATATATCTGTTTATTTCAACTttataaatggaaaataattaaattaatctTTCCTGCTGTGATCAGAATTCTGTTGACGGATGTTCTGGAGCTGCTCTGTAGATTTGCCCTTAGTCTAAAATCTTTACTACACACTTATtacgtgctgctgtgtgaagcaGCTTCCTACAGAGAGTGACAGAGGCTCTGTGAGCTCTGATTGCCGGTGCAGGCGGTCTCACCGTTGTAGCGGGTCAGGCCCCAGCCAGAGGTCACGCACTTCATTCCTCCAGGGTAGTCGTCTCCAGTGTCGGCCACACACACGGGGGAAACGCGGATGTTCAGCTTGGCGGGCGTGGCCAGCTTGATGAGCAGGATGTCGTTGTTGATGGTGAAGCTGTTGTAGTTGGGGTGTTTGAAGACctggcaggaagtgacatcacgaTGAGTGAACGTTCAAAGCCACGGGGATGAGAGCAGAACCTGCCTCTGTGGGACGCACC contains:
- the agrp gene encoding agouti-related protein; the encoded protein is MIGLVLLCCCSFSLLHLSSPLVHGNIQLDNGPVGGHRTDSPYLPDIERSHAPDPMQEAGLDSVEDHFLLDAGSYDEDSSAALQLQGRAMRSPRRCIPHQQSCLGYPLPCCDPCDTCYCRFFNAICYCRRVGHTCPARRT
- the LOC114852151 gene encoding chymotrypsin A-like, translated to MTFLWILSCLAFAGAAYGCGVPAIPPVITGYSRIVNGEEAVPHSWPWQVSLQDYTGFHFCGGSLISENWVVTAAHCNVKTSHRVIVGEHDRSSNAEDIQVINVGKVFKHPNYNSFTINNDILLIKLATPAKLNIRVSPVCVADTGDDYPGGMKCVTSGWGLTRYNAPDTPALLQQAALPLLTNEQCRTYWGSKITNLMICAGAAGASSCMGDSGGPLVCQKSGAWTLVGIVSWGSGTCMPTMPGVYARVTELRAWMDKTIAAN